One Streptomyces sp. NBC_01237 genomic region harbors:
- a CDS encoding DUF1996 domain-containing protein: MRSRRKRLPALLLGTALVAGVLGFGTMASAADPDAADRAGRGAGVSAAAAAHAGHTMAPSTRASGDDADGDGYIPAVPQVTGVTPSEANPEPRYFHEFQANCSVTHTAPDDPIVFPGQPGKSHDHTFMGNTSTNASSTTDSLYGGGTTCKAPGDASAYWMPSLFKGEKKILPIGPQVIYYKAGVTDYTSVRPFPKGLRFVVGNPMQSAQEFRDHPGWVEGWECGESFKNIDFPSNCPAGSQLNLRMQAPSCWNGLHLDTPDHQSHMAYPLVKAGTNDNVCPASHPVALPMVEFKMAFPADGDMSQVRLASGRGYSFHYDFFNAWEERTLKAMVDHCVVGGLQCDPRGYDQNRPEEGAVLDEEYRLP, from the coding sequence ATGAGATCACGCAGAAAACGGCTTCCCGCACTGTTGCTCGGTACCGCCCTCGTCGCCGGAGTCCTGGGCTTCGGCACGATGGCCAGTGCCGCCGACCCGGACGCCGCCGACCGGGCGGGCAGGGGCGCCGGGGTGAGCGCGGCCGCGGCGGCCCACGCCGGGCACACCATGGCGCCGTCCACCCGGGCCTCGGGTGACGACGCCGACGGGGACGGGTACATACCGGCCGTGCCGCAGGTGACGGGGGTGACCCCGTCCGAGGCGAACCCGGAACCGCGCTACTTCCACGAGTTCCAGGCCAACTGTTCCGTCACGCACACCGCGCCGGACGACCCGATCGTGTTCCCGGGCCAGCCGGGCAAGTCCCACGACCACACGTTCATGGGGAACACCTCGACGAACGCGAGCAGCACCACCGACTCGCTCTACGGTGGCGGTACCACGTGCAAGGCTCCCGGCGACGCGTCCGCGTACTGGATGCCGTCCCTGTTCAAGGGCGAGAAGAAGATCCTGCCCATCGGTCCGCAGGTCATCTACTACAAGGCCGGCGTGACCGACTACACCAGCGTGCGGCCCTTCCCCAAGGGGCTGCGGTTCGTGGTCGGCAACCCGATGCAGAGCGCGCAGGAGTTCCGCGACCACCCCGGCTGGGTCGAGGGCTGGGAGTGCGGGGAGAGCTTCAAGAACATCGACTTCCCGTCGAACTGCCCCGCCGGATCGCAGCTCAACCTGCGTATGCAGGCGCCGAGTTGCTGGAACGGTCTGCACCTGGACACACCCGATCACCAGAGCCACATGGCCTATCCGCTGGTCAAGGCGGGCACGAACGACAACGTGTGCCCCGCCAGCCATCCGGTGGCCCTGCCGATGGTGGAGTTCAAGATGGCCTTCCCGGCCGACGGTGACATGTCGCAGGTCAGACTGGCCAGCGGCCGCGGCTACTCCTTCCACTACGACTTCTTCAACGCCTGGGAGGAGCGCACCCTCAAGGCCATGGTCGACCACTGCGTCGTGGGCGGCCTCCAGTGCGACCCGCGCGGCTACGACCAGAACCGTCCCGAGGAGGGCGCGGTACTGGACGAGGAGTACCGGCTGCCCTGA
- a CDS encoding discoidin domain-containing protein, with protein MPTGPGFRESAPGPRPAPKPPGADVSRPPSRSPQPSQPSQPSRSSSTAPPPLLPPSSRTTSVRRRVGVSLLALGALAASSLGFAAAPPAQAAEALLSQGKQATASSSEGEAFAAKAAFDGDTTGTRWSSARNDNEWIQVDLGRSGGLSRAVLTWEAAYAKNYEIQASDNGTDWRTVKAVTGSDGGTDEVALSGSGRYVRMQGVARSGGYGYSLWEFQVYGDGGPPPAAGGAVRVAGSQGNWQLTVDGRPYTVKGLTWGPSVADAPKYLPDVASMGVNTIRTWGTDASTKPLLDSAAANGLRVVNGFWLQPGGGPGSGGCVNYVTDTTYKNSMLTEFAKWVDAYRSHPATLMWNVGNESVLGLQNCYSGTELEAQRNAYTSFVNDVAKKIHGIDPDHPVTSTDAWTGAWPYYKRNAPDLDLYSMNSYGDICGVRQDWIDGGYTKPYLITEGGPAGEWEVPDDANGVPDEQTDVQKAEGYTEAWNCVTGHQGVALGATLFHYGTEHDFGGVWFNLLPDGLKRLSYYAVKKAYGGSTAGDNTPPVIRDMTVTPASAAPAGGEFTVRAGITDPDGDRITSKIFLSGNYANGDKRLVEARWRSTGDGTFAVTAPEKLGVWKVYIQAEDGHGNAGIETKSVKVVAPPVDGTNVALNKPATASSAQASYGDCPCPAANATDGKPETRWASDWSDPQWIQVDLGAPTAFRKLQLVWNAAYATSYEVQVSNDGTTWRTVHTTTTGNGDIDTLDVAGTARHVRLQLKARGTGWGYSLHEFGVYS; from the coding sequence ATGCCGACGGGGCCGGGTTTCCGGGAGAGCGCCCCCGGCCCCCGTCCGGCACCGAAACCGCCAGGAGCAGACGTGTCCAGACCCCCCTCACGATCCCCACAGCCGTCGCAGCCGTCGCAGCCGTCACGGTCATCGAGCACCGCACCGCCGCCACTTCTTCCACCCTCCTCACGGACCACCTCGGTCCGCCGCCGTGTCGGTGTGTCCCTGCTCGCGCTCGGCGCCCTCGCGGCCTCCTCGCTCGGCTTCGCCGCCGCGCCCCCGGCCCAGGCCGCCGAAGCCCTGCTGTCGCAGGGCAAGCAGGCCACCGCTTCCTCCTCGGAGGGCGAAGCCTTCGCCGCGAAGGCCGCCTTCGACGGCGATACGACCGGCACCCGCTGGTCCAGCGCGCGCAACGACAACGAATGGATCCAGGTCGACCTCGGCCGGAGCGGCGGTCTCAGCCGCGCCGTACTGACCTGGGAGGCGGCCTACGCGAAGAACTACGAGATCCAGGCGTCCGACAACGGGACCGACTGGCGCACCGTGAAGGCCGTCACCGGCAGCGACGGCGGCACGGACGAGGTCGCGCTCTCCGGCTCCGGCCGCTATGTGCGGATGCAGGGCGTCGCACGCTCCGGCGGATACGGCTACTCGCTGTGGGAGTTCCAGGTCTACGGCGACGGCGGCCCCCCGCCCGCCGCCGGCGGCGCCGTACGCGTGGCCGGTTCACAGGGAAACTGGCAGCTCACCGTGGACGGACGCCCGTACACGGTCAAGGGGCTCACCTGGGGGCCGTCCGTCGCGGACGCCCCGAAGTACCTGCCCGACGTCGCGTCGATGGGCGTCAACACGATCCGTACCTGGGGCACCGACGCCTCCACCAAGCCGCTGCTGGACAGCGCGGCGGCCAACGGTCTCCGCGTCGTCAACGGTTTCTGGCTCCAGCCCGGCGGCGGCCCCGGATCGGGCGGCTGCGTCAACTACGTCACCGACACGACGTACAAGAACAGCATGCTCACCGAGTTCGCGAAGTGGGTGGACGCCTACAGGAGCCACCCCGCCACCCTGATGTGGAACGTCGGCAACGAGTCGGTGCTCGGGCTCCAGAACTGTTACAGCGGTACGGAGCTGGAGGCGCAGCGCAACGCGTACACGAGCTTCGTCAACGACGTGGCGAAGAAGATCCACGGCATCGACCCGGACCACCCCGTCACCTCGACCGACGCCTGGACCGGCGCCTGGCCGTACTACAAGCGCAATGCCCCCGACCTCGATCTGTACTCGATGAACTCCTACGGGGACATCTGCGGGGTGCGGCAGGACTGGATCGACGGGGGCTACACCAAGCCCTACCTGATCACCGAGGGCGGCCCGGCCGGTGAGTGGGAGGTGCCCGACGACGCCAACGGTGTGCCCGACGAGCAGACCGACGTACAGAAGGCCGAGGGGTACACCGAGGCGTGGAACTGCGTCACCGGTCACCAGGGCGTGGCCCTGGGCGCCACCCTCTTCCACTACGGGACCGAGCACGACTTCGGCGGTGTCTGGTTCAATCTGCTGCCGGACGGGCTGAAGCGGCTGTCGTACTACGCCGTCAAGAAGGCGTACGGGGGATCGACGGCCGGCGACAACACCCCGCCGGTGATCCGGGACATGACGGTCACCCCGGCCTCGGCGGCCCCGGCGGGCGGTGAGTTCACCGTGCGTGCGGGTATCACCGACCCGGACGGCGACCGGATCACGTCCAAGATCTTCCTGAGCGGCAACTACGCCAACGGCGACAAGCGACTCGTCGAGGCCCGGTGGCGTTCCACGGGCGACGGCACGTTCGCCGTCACGGCGCCGGAGAAGCTCGGCGTGTGGAAGGTGTACATCCAGGCCGAGGACGGGCACGGCAACGCCGGTATCGAGACCAAGTCGGTCAAGGTCGTCGCACCGCCCGTCGACGGTACCAACGTCGCACTGAACAAGCCGGCCACCGCCTCGTCCGCCCAGGCCTCGTACGGCGACTGCCCGTGCCCGGCGGCCAACGCGACGGACGGAAAGCCCGAGACGCGCTGGGCGAGCGACTGGAGCGATCCGCAGTGGATCCAGGTCGACCTCGGAGCCCCCACGGCCTTCCGCAAGCTCCAGCTGGTCTGGAACGCCGCCTACGCCACGTCGTACGAGGTCCAGGTCTCGAACGACGGCACCACCTGGCGCACCGTCCACACCACCACCACGGGCAACGGGGACATCGACACCCTCGATGTCGCCGGGACAGCACGCCATGTGCGCCTCCAGCTGAAGGCCCGCGGCACCGGCTGGGGTTACTCCCTGCACGAGTTCGGCGTCTACAGCTGA
- a CDS encoding discoidin domain-containing protein, with product MAVVGRPVAASPPQDPWSTKSPWSSRRTARRGVAGAVVGTLVAALLALTPAVTAQAAPALLSRGKPVTASSQENYGTPATGAVDGDNGTRWSSGSSDPQWIQVDLGSPAAIGKVELHWEAAYAKGYRIELSGNGTDWSTAYSTTTGAGGVETLDISGTARYVRLFGTARATGYGYSLWEFKVFGAADSSGPPIEGGGDLGPNVHIMDPSTPGIQAKLDQVFKEQESAQFGSGRHAFLFKPGTYSNLNAQIGFYTSIAGLGLKPDDTTFNGDVTVDAGWFNGNATQNFWRSAENLALKPVNGTNRWAVSQAASFRRMHVKGGLNLAPDGYGWASGGYIADSKIDGTVGPYSQQQWYTRDSTIGGWTNGVWNMTFSGVEGAPANGFPEPRYTTLDTTPISREKPFLYLDGNEYKVFTPAKRTNARGTTWANGTPQGRSIPLSQFYVVKPGATATTINAALAQGLNLLFTPGIYHVDRTINVNRADTVVLGLGLATVIPDNGVTAMKVADVDGVKLAGFLIDAGPVNSPTLLEIGGSGSSTDHAANPTTVQDVYIRVGGAGAGKATTSMVVNSDDVIVDHTWVWRADHGEGVGWETNRADYGVRVNGDDVLATGLFVEHFNKYDVEWYGERGRTIFYQNEKAYDAPDQAAIQNGGTKGYAAYRVDDSVNTHEGWGMGSYCNYNVDPTIRQDHGFKAPVKPGVKFHSLLTVSLGGNGHYDHVINDTGSPTSGTATVPSTVVSYP from the coding sequence ATGGCCGTAGTTGGCAGACCCGTGGCCGCATCGCCACCGCAGGACCCGTGGAGCACGAAGAGTCCGTGGAGCTCCAGGAGGACCGCCCGGCGAGGCGTCGCCGGCGCCGTCGTCGGCACCCTGGTCGCAGCCCTCCTGGCGCTCACCCCCGCCGTCACGGCCCAGGCGGCGCCCGCACTCCTCTCGCGGGGCAAGCCGGTGACGGCCTCCAGCCAGGAGAACTACGGCACCCCCGCCACCGGAGCCGTCGACGGCGACAACGGCACCCGCTGGTCCAGCGGCAGCTCCGACCCGCAGTGGATCCAGGTGGACCTCGGTTCCCCCGCCGCGATCGGGAAGGTCGAACTGCACTGGGAGGCCGCCTACGCGAAGGGATACCGCATCGAGCTGTCGGGCAACGGCACCGACTGGTCGACGGCCTACTCGACGACCACCGGCGCGGGCGGCGTCGAGACCCTCGACATCTCGGGCACGGCGCGCTACGTCCGGCTGTTCGGCACCGCCCGTGCCACCGGATACGGCTACTCACTCTGGGAGTTCAAGGTCTTCGGGGCCGCCGACTCCTCCGGACCGCCCATCGAGGGCGGAGGCGACCTCGGCCCGAACGTGCACATCATGGACCCGTCCACACCCGGCATCCAGGCCAAGCTCGACCAGGTCTTCAAGGAGCAGGAGTCGGCCCAGTTCGGCAGCGGAAGGCACGCGTTCCTCTTCAAACCGGGCACGTACAGCAACCTCAACGCCCAGATCGGCTTCTACACCTCGATCGCCGGGCTCGGCCTGAAGCCGGACGACACCACCTTCAACGGTGATGTGACCGTCGACGCCGGGTGGTTCAACGGCAACGCCACCCAGAACTTCTGGCGGTCGGCGGAGAACCTGGCGCTCAAGCCGGTCAACGGCACCAACCGGTGGGCCGTCTCCCAGGCCGCCTCCTTCCGGCGGATGCACGTCAAGGGCGGGCTCAACCTCGCTCCCGACGGATACGGCTGGGCCAGCGGCGGCTACATCGCCGACAGCAAGATCGACGGCACCGTCGGACCGTACTCGCAGCAGCAGTGGTACACCCGGGACAGCACGATCGGCGGCTGGACCAACGGCGTCTGGAACATGACGTTCTCCGGCGTCGAGGGCGCTCCGGCGAACGGTTTCCCCGAGCCGCGTTACACGACGCTGGACACGACGCCGATCTCCCGTGAGAAGCCGTTCCTGTACCTGGACGGCAATGAGTACAAGGTGTTCACCCCCGCCAAGCGGACCAACGCACGGGGCACCACCTGGGCCAACGGCACGCCGCAGGGCCGGTCGATCCCGCTGAGCCAGTTCTACGTGGTCAAGCCCGGCGCCACCGCCACGACCATCAACGCCGCCCTGGCGCAGGGCCTGAACCTGCTCTTCACTCCGGGCATCTACCACGTCGACCGGACCATCAACGTGAACCGGGCCGACACCGTCGTGCTCGGTCTCGGTCTCGCCACGGTCATCCCCGACAACGGCGTGACCGCGATGAAGGTCGCCGACGTGGACGGAGTGAAGCTCGCGGGCTTCCTCATCGACGCCGGACCGGTCAACTCCCCGACGCTGCTGGAGATCGGCGGGAGCGGCTCCTCCACCGACCACGCGGCCAACCCCACCACCGTCCAGGACGTATACATCCGGGTCGGCGGGGCGGGCGCCGGAAAGGCCACCACCAGCATGGTCGTCAACAGCGACGACGTGATCGTCGACCACACCTGGGTGTGGCGCGCGGACCACGGCGAGGGCGTCGGCTGGGAGACCAACCGGGCCGACTACGGCGTCCGTGTCAACGGTGACGACGTCCTGGCCACCGGCCTGTTCGTCGAGCACTTCAACAAGTACGACGTCGAGTGGTACGGCGAGCGCGGCCGGACGATCTTCTACCAGAACGAGAAGGCGTACGACGCCCCCGACCAGGCCGCCATCCAGAACGGCGGCACCAAGGGCTACGCGGCCTACCGGGTCGACGACTCGGTCAACACCCACGAGGGGTGGGGCATGGGCAGCTACTGCAACTACAACGTCGACCCGACCATCCGTCAGGACCACGGCTTCAAGGCCCCGGTGAAGCCCGGCGTGAAGTTCCACAGCCTGCTGACGGTCTCGCTCGGCGGCAACGGCCACTACGACCACGTCATCAACGACACGGGTTCCCCCACCTCGGGGACCGCGACGGTTCCCTCCACGGTCGTCTCCTACCCCTGA
- a CDS encoding tetratricopeptide repeat protein, producing MRDSHRAEAERLLVRAVEEEARRAGGRADSGALMARARTALDTMAASAGEEYAAYTRALEAAEAERPPLSQRFSRATLGTPLLVTGVAATAAFGADLALGTATGLALGAGAVVAVAGAAATVARVTTSHRPAARSGAGAPDRPGGPEQLRLDWLAALEIRGIRPYLDQQRWMHAATATARVHHRSARRPEGSGTAPAGGGLRGRDRSAAARQRALLEQSFGHLPAAEGPFAGRRAELARIAQWVHAARASAETRPTVVVLHGEPGAGRTTLAVRAAHALKDQFRGACVVDLRGDVAGESPLPTRDALLHLLNRLGAPREQLLFRDGSSAGRAVPGAGEPGAGERGTGEQGAGEPGAIDQQLRRLGVLYRQHLTGMPVTIILDDATDAGQVRTLIPERSDSLVLVTAREPLDLPADTPAWVHQLPVGGLDAAGAEELLRESAQDEEAGPYDYPSTDAVVELCGGLPLALRVAGSALGSRTRAALASDLAADPGARGPAGPVERALRLRYDDQSEQARRLLRRLALAGRASLGAAAAAALLAADEQEAGRLLTALTRAGLLTHVRGSRYRLHDLVRAFALARLLDEEEPAERTAAQERLLTNYAELADAVIRMVDGKMSTRAGQFGPHGFTSLDAALRWLDEESSFITSALRHAEGVDQGAVLHLLGALCDYCLLRGDLYRLGEISELTQAVDKGLLERSVQWRTGIAARQLGELDKARTTLSSVVGLYREAHHDAGAALALCSLGITLHHQGNLTEASVRLREALALQSSDEQAEDRAWTLHALAAVERDRANLSEALTLLDTALALHREGESLHGEAWTRFQLGQVRLRTGEVGAAEEALNTALELYGRTRDERGEAWALTQLARARLLDGDPVRAVEELRGALARHRDNEDARGEAWTRYYLGQALEEDGDTDQAVRELERARTMFSRMRDVYGLACARHHSGRVTRDQGAARTGNLRNSGFARQLLMDSRADFRRIGVAHGEAWTCLELTLVDAGNGRAAQALELCGEAVGLFASYGDERGGDWARFLRCTLLPYASPGGSEVGTAVAQQELADLIAAGHPARDSKLADCARAYAGVLDRGVDLDEGWQAWRLGLTPDRDARELMGVRVTAEP from the coding sequence ATGCGGGACAGCCATCGGGCGGAAGCCGAACGGCTGTTGGTGCGCGCCGTGGAGGAGGAGGCCCGGCGCGCCGGCGGGCGGGCGGACTCCGGTGCGCTGATGGCGCGGGCGCGCACCGCGCTCGACACCATGGCGGCGAGCGCGGGCGAGGAGTACGCCGCGTACACGCGGGCGCTCGAAGCGGCGGAGGCGGAACGACCGCCGCTGTCGCAGCGGTTCAGCAGGGCCACACTCGGAACACCTCTGCTGGTGACGGGAGTCGCCGCCACCGCGGCGTTCGGGGCGGACCTGGCGCTGGGCACGGCGACCGGACTCGCCCTCGGCGCGGGCGCCGTCGTCGCGGTGGCCGGGGCCGCCGCGACCGTGGCCAGGGTGACCACGTCCCACCGGCCCGCCGCCCGCTCCGGGGCCGGTGCGCCTGACCGGCCCGGCGGCCCCGAACAGCTGCGGCTCGACTGGCTGGCGGCGCTGGAGATACGGGGCATCCGCCCGTACCTCGACCAGCAGCGGTGGATGCACGCCGCCACCGCCACCGCCCGCGTCCACCACAGATCCGCCCGCCGCCCGGAGGGGAGCGGCACCGCCCCGGCCGGAGGGGGACTGCGCGGCCGGGACCGCAGCGCGGCCGCCCGTCAGCGTGCGCTCCTGGAGCAGTCCTTCGGCCATCTGCCCGCCGCCGAGGGCCCGTTCGCCGGACGCCGCGCCGAGCTGGCCCGGATCGCCCAGTGGGTGCACGCGGCGCGTGCGTCGGCGGAGACCAGGCCGACCGTCGTCGTCCTGCACGGCGAGCCGGGCGCCGGGCGCACCACCCTCGCGGTACGCGCCGCGCACGCGCTCAAGGACCAGTTCCGGGGTGCATGCGTCGTCGACCTGCGCGGCGATGTCGCCGGGGAGAGTCCGCTGCCCACCCGCGACGCGCTGCTGCACCTGCTCAACCGGCTGGGCGCACCCCGCGAGCAGCTGCTGTTCCGGGACGGGTCCTCCGCCGGCCGGGCGGTACCGGGCGCCGGGGAGCCGGGCGCCGGAGAGCGCGGCACCGGGGAGCAGGGAGCCGGGGAGCCGGGCGCGATCGACCAGCAGTTGCGGCGGCTCGGCGTGCTGTACCGCCAGCACCTCACCGGGATGCCCGTGACGATCATCCTGGACGACGCGACCGACGCCGGTCAGGTCCGCACGCTGATCCCCGAGCGCTCCGACAGCCTGGTGCTCGTCACCGCCCGCGAACCCCTGGACCTGCCCGCGGACACCCCCGCCTGGGTGCACCAGCTGCCGGTCGGCGGGCTCGACGCGGCGGGCGCCGAGGAGCTGCTGCGCGAGAGCGCCCAGGACGAGGAGGCCGGGCCGTACGACTACCCGTCCACCGACGCCGTCGTCGAGCTGTGCGGCGGGCTGCCGCTGGCGCTGCGGGTCGCGGGCTCCGCCCTCGGCTCGCGCACCCGCGCCGCGCTCGCCTCCGACTTGGCCGCCGACCCGGGCGCGCGGGGTCCGGCGGGGCCGGTGGAGCGGGCCCTGCGGCTGCGCTACGACGATCAGTCCGAGCAGGCCAGGCGGCTGCTGCGGCGGCTCGCGCTGGCCGGGCGCGCGAGCCTCGGCGCGGCAGCGGCGGCGGCGCTGCTCGCCGCCGACGAGCAGGAGGCGGGGCGGCTGCTGACCGCACTGACGCGGGCCGGGCTGCTGACCCATGTACGCGGTTCGCGCTACCGGCTGCACGATCTCGTCCGGGCCTTCGCCCTGGCCCGGCTGCTGGACGAGGAGGAGCCGGCCGAGCGCACCGCCGCGCAGGAACGGCTCCTGACGAACTACGCGGAGCTCGCCGACGCCGTGATCCGGATGGTCGACGGCAAGATGTCCACCCGTGCCGGGCAGTTCGGCCCGCACGGCTTCACCTCCCTGGACGCGGCCCTGCGCTGGCTGGACGAGGAGTCGAGTTTCATCACCTCGGCGCTGCGGCACGCGGAGGGGGTGGACCAGGGGGCCGTGCTCCATCTGCTGGGCGCGCTGTGCGACTACTGCCTGCTGCGCGGTGACCTCTACCGGCTGGGTGAGATCAGCGAGCTGACCCAGGCCGTCGACAAGGGTCTGCTGGAGCGGTCCGTCCAGTGGCGCACCGGCATCGCGGCCCGGCAGCTCGGCGAGCTGGACAAGGCCCGCACCACGCTCTCCTCGGTCGTCGGCCTCTACCGTGAGGCGCACCACGACGCCGGGGCGGCGCTGGCGCTGTGCTCGCTCGGGATCACGCTGCACCATCAGGGCAACCTCACGGAAGCCTCCGTACGGCTGCGCGAGGCGCTCGCCCTCCAGTCCTCCGACGAGCAGGCCGAGGACCGTGCCTGGACCCTGCACGCGCTGGCCGCCGTCGAACGCGACCGGGCCAATCTGTCCGAGGCACTGACGCTGCTGGACACCGCACTGGCGCTGCACCGGGAGGGCGAGTCCCTGCACGGCGAGGCGTGGACGCGGTTCCAGCTGGGCCAGGTCCGGCTGCGGACCGGCGAGGTGGGCGCGGCCGAGGAGGCTCTGAACACCGCGCTGGAGCTGTACGGACGCACCAGGGACGAGCGGGGCGAGGCCTGGGCCCTGACCCAGCTGGCCCGTGCCCGGCTGCTGGACGGCGACCCGGTCCGCGCGGTGGAGGAGCTGCGCGGCGCGCTGGCCCGCCACCGGGACAACGAGGACGCGCGTGGCGAGGCGTGGACGCGGTACTACCTGGGCCAGGCACTGGAGGAGGACGGCGACACCGATCAGGCGGTACGGGAGCTGGAGCGGGCGCGCACGATGTTCTCCCGGATGCGGGACGTGTACGGGCTGGCGTGCGCCAGGCACCACTCGGGCCGGGTCACCCGGGACCAGGGGGCGGCCCGGACCGGGAACCTGCGCAACTCCGGCTTCGCCCGTCAGCTCCTGATGGACTCACGGGCGGACTTCCGGCGCATCGGGGTGGCGCACGGGGAGGCGTGGACCTGCCTGGAGCTGACTCTGGTGGACGCGGGCAACGGCCGGGCGGCCCAGGCGCTGGAGCTGTGCGGCGAGGCGGTCGGGCTGTTCGCCTCGTACGGGGACGAACGCGGCGGCGACTGGGCCCGCTTCCTGCGCTGCACGCTGCTGCCGTACGCCTCCCCGGGCGGCAGCGAGGTGGGTACGGCGGTGGCCCAGCAGGAACTGGCGGACCTGATCGCCGCCGGGCACCCCGCGCGTGACAGCAAGCTGGCGGATTGCGCACGGGCGTACGCGGGTGTGCTGGACCGGGGCGTCGACCTGGACGAGGGCTGGCAGGCGTGGCGCCTGGGCCTGACGCCGGACCGCGACGCGCGGGAGCTCATGGGGGTCCGGGTGACGGCGGAGCCGTAG
- a CDS encoding ROK family transcriptional regulator encodes MRERSGRTVRDLRRENRTAVLQQLYFDGPLSRFSLGPATGLSSGSVSNVVAELVAEGLVEEAGSVDSGGGRPRILVRIRPHCGYMIGVDVGETRVRIELFDLALTELARVEKPLTGGPLNRYDVDVVVGHLLEGIAEVLDRADLAPERLLGVGIGVPGIVARTPEDGAVVHGQTIGWDAVPLERLLRESGLLPETVPYYIDNGAKTLGQAEMWFGAGRGARSAVVVLFGSGVGACVVTDSLRPGRAVEWGHLTVRVRGRRCRCGAQGCLEAYAGAEALLQRWAEAGGRPPGGADEETALTAMLAAAYPAAGDDGTVPEADTTALAVLEETAEYLGAGFSDLINLFQPERILVGGWAGLQLGARFLESVRAYATSYALSYPAAHVHIGLGTLGPDAVTVGGAILPLDDFFARGGRPREAGPEEPAPAWQATLQQRAAN; translated from the coding sequence GTGAGAGAGCGCAGCGGCCGTACCGTGCGTGACCTGCGGCGGGAAAACCGCACCGCTGTTCTGCAACAGTTGTATTTCGACGGGCCGCTGAGCCGCTTCTCACTCGGACCCGCCACCGGCCTCAGCTCGGGCTCGGTCAGCAACGTGGTCGCGGAACTGGTCGCCGAAGGACTCGTCGAGGAGGCCGGGAGCGTCGACTCCGGTGGCGGGCGACCGCGCATCCTCGTGCGCATCCGCCCCCACTGCGGATACATGATCGGGGTCGACGTCGGCGAGACCCGGGTCCGCATCGAACTCTTCGACCTCGCCCTCACCGAGCTCGCGCGGGTCGAGAAACCGCTCACGGGCGGCCCCTTGAACCGGTACGACGTCGACGTCGTCGTCGGCCACCTCCTCGAAGGCATCGCGGAGGTCCTGGACCGGGCGGACCTCGCCCCGGAGCGGCTGCTCGGGGTCGGCATCGGGGTGCCGGGCATCGTCGCCCGGACACCCGAGGACGGCGCCGTGGTGCACGGCCAGACCATCGGCTGGGACGCCGTGCCGCTGGAACGGCTGCTGCGCGAGTCCGGGCTGCTGCCCGAGACCGTGCCGTACTACATCGACAACGGCGCCAAGACGCTCGGCCAGGCCGAGATGTGGTTCGGCGCCGGACGCGGTGCGCGGAGCGCCGTGGTGGTGCTGTTCGGCTCCGGCGTCGGCGCCTGTGTGGTCACCGACTCCCTGCGCCCCGGCCGGGCCGTGGAGTGGGGCCATCTGACGGTACGGGTACGGGGGCGGCGCTGTCGTTGCGGCGCCCAGGGCTGCCTGGAGGCGTACGCGGGGGCGGAGGCGCTGCTGCAGCGGTGGGCGGAAGCGGGCGGACGGCCCCCCGGCGGCGCGGACGAGGAGACGGCGCTGACCGCCATGCTCGCCGCCGCCTATCCCGCCGCCGGCGACGACGGCACGGTGCCCGAGGCCGACACGACGGCACTGGCCGTCCTGGAGGAGACCGCGGAGTACCTCGGCGCGGGCTTCTCCGACCTCATCAACCTGTTCCAGCCCGAGCGGATTCTCGTCGGCGGCTGGGCGGGTCTCCAGCTCGGCGCGCGCTTCCTGGAATCCGTGCGGGCCTACGCCACCTCGTACGCCCTGTCCTACCCGGCCGCCCATGTGCACATCGGCCTCGGCACGCTGGGCCCGGACGCGGTCACGGTGGGCGGGGCGATCCTGCCGCTGGACGACTTCTTCGCACGCGGCGGCCGGCCGCGCGAGGCCGGCCCGGAGGAGCCCGCCCCCGCCTGGCAGGCGACCCTCCAGCAGCGGGCGGCGAACTGA